Within Bacteroidota bacterium, the genomic segment TTCGTTCGAAGGGCGACGAACAGCCGCAAGTTCTTGTCAATCGGACCTCCGGTCCCCACTTCGGCCGAGAAATCCATATCGCGTCCGTAGTTCCTATACAAATCACGTCGGGTTTGGACTTTCCAGAGCGTACGGGCAACCGCAAGTTGAACAGCAGGATCTCTTGCATAGGCGTTTGGTAATCCTGAACCCATCGAGCCGACATACGAGCCGCCACTCTGTGATTCAGGATCTCCTTGAAGCCATATATCGCTTCCGAGCAAAATCGCAAGATAGGGATTAGCTCCCGGATCATAAGCGCTGGGTCCAAAATGCTTTCTTCCGGGCGCCCGTGTTCGGGTCTCAATGCGCGTACTCCACTTGTCCGATTTCCCTTCCTTCATCGAGATATTGACAACACCGGATTGAGCATTGCCGTATTGAGCGCCGAATCCGCTCGTGATTACTTCCACTTCCTCGACCGCGCTCATAATTGGCAGAAACGCGCTTGTGTTATCGAGCGGATTTACAATCCCCATCCCTTGCAGGGTATAATACTCCTCACCCGCTCGCCCGCCTCTGAAGTGTCCGTCTGTTACGTCGGCAGCTAACATCAACACGTCACCAACGTCACGTATTCCCGCCAGCGTCTGCACTTCCTCCGAACGAACAATCGCGCTTGTGGATGTCTTCTCCTTCTCAACATCCGGCCGGGTTGCCTGAACAATCACCTCCTGTTGAGCCAGCGCCGTTGATCGAAGTGAGAAATCAGCAACAGTTGTCCGGCCAGCGTTGACAATTGCATCACGTTGAATGACTCTTTGATAACCCACCATTGAAGCCTGAATATCGTATTTGCCCGGAGGGATATTCAAAATGAAGAAGGAACCCTCAAGATCGGTCGAGGCTCCAAATGTTGTTCCTACGAGGTGGACGTTGCAGCCGATCAGAAGTTCGCCCGTTTCAGCATCTTTCACAACGCCTGAGATTTTGCCGACGTTTTGTGCATGAAGTGTGGTAATAGTTGCAGAACAGGCTATGATGATGATTCCCCGCCATAAAGAACAGCTATGCAAGGCAAATGCTCCGGTGTTTCTGACTTGACCAGTCCTTCGAGAGAAGAACTTCATCATAACCTCCTGACATACGTTACTACATCACTCAGCAGTTTGATTTGGCAGCGGGTTTTCGAATTATCACAGTTCCGAGCTACTCAATTTGTGGGACTGGGTCTTTCGTTGAGCAAGTGCTTGATGGTACCGAACGGAACAGACGAAGAGCAACAAGTGACTTAATCGTTTACTTTATCGCTAACACAAGTTAGCAAATCCTGAAACCTTTGTCAAGTAAAAAAGGAAAAATCTAACTCTTCTCTTAAGTTAATGTCCCAAGAAGTCTTGAAAGCACAGACTATTTTAGCCATCTTGCACTCTGGAAAACGACATGAATTTGCTTTTCAAGATGAATAAAACCCTATTTCTTTCTTTTTTAATCCAGACCAGCCTGTTGACTGTGGCGCACGCTCAACCCTTTGCCAGACAGGTCGAGCCTTTCCCGGTGACAGCGGGGAGCGACCCAATCGCACTCCCCTTTACGGGCGGAATAAACTCCCCCCTTCATCAGTTTGTGGATATTGACGGAGACGGAGACCTTGACTTGTTTGTGTTCGATAATGATCTCGGAATGGACTTCTATCGGAACGAAGGAACGCTATTTATACCGCGGTACGCGCTGCGCAACGACCTTGTATCGATTCCCGGGTTTTTCATCTGGTTCCGGTTTGTAGATTTTGACGGAGATGGGAGAATAGACCTGTGCACCGAGGACTCGACATTTCAGGGAATTCGTGTGTTCAAGAATACCGGGACTTCTGCTTCACCCGAATTCTCCGAGATTATTCCAACAATAAAGGACACATCAGGGGCTGACGTCTATACAGGAGGCAACAGCATTCCCGTCTTCATTGATATTGATGGAGATGGGGATTTCGACATTATTTCGGCGAATGCCTCAGGCACAGTAAACCTCTATCGAAATGTGGGAACTCCAACACTGCCCCGGTATGCCTTCACATCGGGGAATTGGGAGAACATTCTCATCTTCGGAGATACGTGCACAACAACCCTGGCTGCTGTCCAATCGCCTGCGCATGGTGCCGCCGCCTATTCATTTGCCGATATTGATGGAGATGGCGATTACGATATGTTCATCGGTGACCTGTTTTCGGTCGGCGTATTTCACATCCAAAATACAGGCACTCCGCTGCTGCCGCAGATGCAATGTGCAACCGCTTTCTTTCCGCAGAATGAACCTGTACACACAGGCGGATTTAATCAAACCTCATTTGTTGATATTGATGGCGACGGTGATCTTGACATGTTCGTCGGAACGCTCGCAGGAATCGTGCAGCGGGACGGCTTCATCTTCTATCGCAACAACGGCTCGCCAACATCGCCGTTGCTGCAGCGAGTCACCAACAATTTTATCTCCACAATTGATGTGGGCATGAATGCCAATACTGAGTTCACTGATATCGATGGCGATGGAGATCAGGATATGTTCGTCGGAAACTTGCTCGGTGAGCTCACGTTCTTCAGAAACACCGGAACGGCAACCTTGCCATCCTTCATGCTTGTTGACTCATTCTATGTTCGCGTGACAAACGGATACTACCTCGCCCCTGCATTCGTGGATATCGACAATGATGGTGATGTGGATCTGTTCACAGGCATGTTCGACGGAACGCTGAAGTTCTTCAGAAACAACGGCACGCCGCAAAATCCCCAACTCGTTCAATCCCCGTTCGTCACAGATACAATTGATGTGGGCAATATAGCCGCACCGGCTTTTGTGGACATTGACGGCGATGGTGACATGGATCTGTTTATCGGATCGCAGAACGGCACAATCAGATTCTATCGCAATATTGGATCGGCGTCAACATTCATTCCCCAACTCGACACTCCGTCCTTTCTCAACATTGCCCTTGGTCCGAACATGAATGTCACTCCGACGTTTTGCGATATCGATGGCGACGGGGATGTTGACCTGTTCTTCGGCGCTGAAGATGGTCGAGTGGAATTCTATGAAAACATCGGCTCCGCCACCAATCCTCAATTCGTCCAACGAACCAGTTCGTTCGGCAACACGGCACAAACACAGGAATCAGTACCTCATTTTGTTGACATCGACGGGGATGGAGATCCGGACCTGTTTGTCGGTACGAGAAAGGGCGGGATTCATTTCTACAGAAATAACAGGTTTAGTACCGCGGTGGAGGAGTACCATCCGCCGCTTAGGACTGAGCTTGTGCAGAACTATCCAAATCCCTTCAATGCAACCACTACTGTTTCCTTTAGCGTAGAAATCCAATCGAAAATAACCTTGGATGTGTATAACATCCTTGGGCAGAAGGTGGCAACACTTGTCAATGAATCACTGTTGCCCGGATCATATTCAGTACCGTGGGATGCAAACGGCTTTCCCAGCGGTGTCTATGTCTATACACTTGCAACATCCATAGGCACGTTTTCGAAACGAATGATTTTATTGAAATAGGGAAACCCGTCTCGACACCAGAACAAACAGCGCTAAGATTGTCATTTTCCGATCATAAGGTTATATTACTCACAAATCGATTGACATCTACCAACGGTCAACATATCTTCCACGCGGTGCTCACGTCATGTACAGGCAAACCGTAGACAGAATTATCAGCGAGATTCTTCAAGAGAAACTCAAAGGTCAGGGGGCCCATCTCTGCTGCAAGGATGGTATCTGCTCGGACAATCTTTGCGTCATTCATAACAAAGAGGGCGTACGAGCAATTGTGAACGGTGGCGCAGCACGCATTACATCAGGAGTAGGAGTCGATGCAGCTGGGGGAGTTGAAGCCGACCTTGCCGGAATGATTGATCATACCCTTCTGAAGCCCGATGCAACCATCAGTGAAATTGAGAAGCTCTGCGACGAAGCGCGAAAGTAC encodes:
- a CDS encoding T9SS type A sorting domain-containing protein; this encodes MNKTLFLSFLIQTSLLTVAHAQPFARQVEPFPVTAGSDPIALPFTGGINSPLHQFVDIDGDGDLDLFVFDNDLGMDFYRNEGTLFIPRYALRNDLVSIPGFFIWFRFVDFDGDGRIDLCTEDSTFQGIRVFKNTGTSASPEFSEIIPTIKDTSGADVYTGGNSIPVFIDIDGDGDFDIISANASGTVNLYRNVGTPTLPRYAFTSGNWENILIFGDTCTTTLAAVQSPAHGAAAYSFADIDGDGDYDMFIGDLFSVGVFHIQNTGTPLLPQMQCATAFFPQNEPVHTGGFNQTSFVDIDGDGDLDMFVGTLAGIVQRDGFIFYRNNGSPTSPLLQRVTNNFISTIDVGMNANTEFTDIDGDGDQDMFVGNLLGELTFFRNTGTATLPSFMLVDSFYVRVTNGYYLAPAFVDIDNDGDVDLFTGMFDGTLKFFRNNGTPQNPQLVQSPFVTDTIDVGNIAAPAFVDIDGDGDMDLFIGSQNGTIRFYRNIGSASTFIPQLDTPSFLNIALGPNMNVTPTFCDIDGDGDVDLFFGAEDGRVEFYENIGSATNPQFVQRTSSFGNTAQTQESVPHFVDIDGDGDPDLFVGTRKGGIHFYRNNRFSTAVEEYHPPLRTELVQNYPNPFNATTTVSFSVEIQSKITLDVYNILGQKVATLVNESLLPGSYSVPWDANGFPSGVYVYTLATSIGTFSKRMILLK